In the Corythoichthys intestinalis isolate RoL2023-P3 chromosome 12, ASM3026506v1, whole genome shotgun sequence genome, one interval contains:
- the LOC130927018 gene encoding UPF0524 protein C3orf70 homolog A-like, which produces MAASGAKCPKSEKLDEAQALAKSCAGRPDFLPCDGLSICATHSHGKCFKLHWCCHLGWCHCKYVYQPMTNVCQLPSTAVPTTSTEYSSTMDLSVSLAERFLKLAPCFRSPPHLESPKYCVIADLFVDDYVVKRINGKMCYVQRPLPPEAPRPPAPQPQPTTEAAPPADYKRASPLNKVKGPKMDHCSSPSSSEDSGINALGLHCMESCEDESEREDDELSTDGNSSPGSLWDHDDSSLLSPSKSTVEIIEKIETTV; this is translated from the exons AGGCTTTAGCCAAAAGCTGCGCGGGGAGACCAGACTTTCTGCCGTGTGATGGACTCTCCATCTGCGCCACGCACAGCCATGGAAAGTGCTTCAAGCTGCACTGGTGCTGCCACCTGGGATGGTGCCACT GCAAGTACGTGTACCAACCCATGACCAACGTGTGCCAGCTGCCCAGCACGGCGGTTCCAACAACATCCACCGAGTACAGCAGCACCATGGACCTTTCCGTTTCCCTGGCAGAGCGCTTCCTAAAGCTAGCGCCCTGCTTCCGCTCGCCCCCTCACCTGGAGTCCCCCAAGTACTGCGTGATCGCCGACCTGTTCGTGGACGACTACGTGGTCAAACGCATCAACGGAAAGATGTGCTACGTGCAGCGCCCTTTACCGCCCGAAGCGCCTCGCCCGCCCGCGCCTCAACCACAACCCACCACCGAGGCTGCGCCGCCCGCCGACTACAAACGCGCCTCCCCCCTGAACAAAGTCAAGGGTCCCAAAATGGACCACTGCTCATCCCCGTCCAGCTCCGAGGACTCCGGCATCAACGCGCTGGGCCTGCACTGTATGGAATCGTGCGAGGACGAGAGCGAGCGGGAGGACGACGAGCTGAGCACGGATGGAAATTCCAGCCCCGGAAGCCTGTGGGATCATGACGACAGCTCCCTCCTCTCGCCCTCCAAGTCCACTGTGGAGATCATCGAAAAGATTGAAACAACTGTCTGA